Part of the Pirellulales bacterium genome, AGGAGTTTCCGAGACTTAGCGATCGGCATCGGTCGAGTCGAACAATAGCGACCGATGCACGGCAAAAGTTGCTGATCGCGCTAGGGTTGCCGATCGAGCGGCAACTACTGCCGATCCGACGCGCCGCTAAGGGGCCTTGCGAGATTGCTCCACGAGACGATCGGCGCCCTGCGCTCGTAGTTGTGCTGCGACTCGATGCCCTAGTTCCGTTGCTTGGTCAGGCTCGGAGCAAGCCTGGGCAAGCAGGCGTTCTCGACCGTCTGCGCTGAGCACCGCAGCCGAGAGTTGCAGCGCTGCGCCCTCCAAACGCGCCCAGGCGCCAATGGGGGCCAGGCATCCTCCGCGAAGCTCTGCTAGCAGCGCACGCTCGGCCAGCACGGCCATCTGTGAAGGCGAGTGGTTCAAGTGCTTTGCCGCCGCGATCGTTTGTGGATCGTCGACTCTCGTTTCGATGCCAAGCGCCCCCTGCCCCACTGCTGGCAGCATCAAAGTAGGGGGTAGCACTTCGGTGATTTCGCCATCCAGACCGAGACGTCGTAAACCTGCCTCAGCTAGCACAATGGCGGCAAACTCCCCGTCGCGAAGCTTACGCAGACGGGTGTCGACATTGCCACGGATATCGGCCATCCGCAGGTCGGGACGGGCGTGCAGCAACTGGGCGCGGCGGCGGATGCTGCCAGTGCCGATGGTCGCGCCAGCGGGAAGTTTCGCCAAGCTGGCTCCAGCGACTGAAATCAGGGCGTCGGCAACGGATTCGCGAACTGGGATCGCCGAGAGCTGCAACCCTTCGACAACATCTGTCGGCAGATCCTTAAGACTATGCACCGCCAAATCGATGCGGTGATCGAGCAACGCCAGTTGGATTTCGCGAGTAAAAACTCCCTGGCCTGACAGACCGCTGATCGATTCGGTCCGCGCATCGCCTTGCGTGCGAATCTCGAAGACTTCGACCTCGGCGCCGGCCAGTGTGCGCAACTGACTGGCCACCCAATCGGCTTGCCAGCGCGCCAGCAGACTTCCGCGAGTGCCGATCCGAAGCTTCACGATTGTCTCAGTATGATGGGTTGTGCGCTGAAGGCTAATTGAACATTTCGCCGCATCGCCGTCTAGCAGCGGGCGCGCCGATGCGACGCGACTACTAGGTCAAACACTAGTCGCCTGCGAAGCGGGGGTTTGCGTGCGACAAATTGCAGCGACGGCGACAAACTCCGCGCGCGCTTTGCGAAACTGCTGAGCGATCGCGCTAGTGGTGGCGCCCGAGGTGACGACATCGTCGATCAGGAGCACTCTGGCGCCGCGAAAGTCGCTTGGATGTAGCAGGCGGAATGCGCCGCGCATCGCCAGGCGGCGACGCGGAGCGCTGAGCGGCCCCAGCGCAGGGGTGCGGCGCTGCCGCCTCAACAGATTAGTGGCGGGCACGGAAAGTTGGTTGGCGAGAATGGTTGCCATCGCCTCGGGGTTATTTACGCCGCGCCAGGCGCGCCGGAGCCAGTGCATTGGAACAGGAACCACCACGTCGGCGCGCCAAGCCGCCAGCTCGGGGCCATGCTGTCGCCACAGGAGCCGAGCAAGAGAACGAGCCAAAACAAAATCGCGCGCGCACTTTGCTCTGAGCACTGCCTCGCGCAGTTCCGCGTGATAATCGCCCAGCGTGATCACCGCGTCGACGCGCATGCGGCGTTCGGCGCACGCGAGACAAGTTTGGCCAACCACTCCGAGCACGCTGCCACAGCGGGGACAAACAATGCGCGGCGGCGGCAGCATGGCAGCGATGCACGTCTCGCAGAGCCCCAGCCGATCGGTCGCATGCTGCAAATCCACCCCGCAAAACGAGCAGAGCGGCGGAAACAGCAAATCGCCCGTACGGTTGCCCAAGCCGCGGAGCCATCGCGGCAGCATCCGCATCGGAGTGGCTTTCGGAGCTACCTGAGCGGGTTTCATGGCGCGATGCTCGTCTTGACCGAACTTTTTCACTTCCCTAGTATCCGCTGCATTTCCGTTGGCGCCAGCGTTCTTGGCTAGCTCAGATGCGCATTATCGATCGTTATTTGCTCCGTCAATTCGTGCAGGTGTTCATCATTTGCTTTACGAGTCTGACCGGGCTGTACATCGTTTTTGACGCCTTCAGCAATTTGGACGAATTCGCCAAAGCGGCTGAGAAGGAGGGCAATCTCTTGTCGCTACTGGGGACATTCTACGCTTACCGCAGCGTGTTTTTCTTCGACCGCACTTGCGGCATTTTGGCGTTGATTTCGGCCATGTTCACGGTGACGTGGATCCAGCGAAATAATGAGCTGACCGCGCTATCGGCCGCCGGCATCGCCACGAGCCGCGTCATCCGGCCGGTCATTGTCGCCGCGCTTGCGATCAGCGTTGTGGCGGCTATTAGTCGCGAAGTGGTGATTCCGCAGTTGAGCACGCAACTGAGCCGCGATCCCAAGAATCTGAGTGGCGACAAAGCGACGGAACTGCAACCGCGTTACGATTTGGAAACCGATGTGCTATTTCGCGGCCAAGAAACTGTCTTCAAGGATCGCAAGATCATTCAGCCGAGCTTTCTCTTGCCGGCCGGCCTGGACACCTATGGCAAGCAACTCTCGGCGAAAGACGCCTACTATCAGCCCGCCAACCAGGAGCATCCGGGCGGATATTTGCTGAAAGGCGTCGAGCAGCCGTCCCACATCGGCGAGCTTGATTCGCTCAAACGTGGCAGCCGATTGGTGCTGATCACTCCCAAGGACGCGCGCTGGCTTGAAGTAGGCGAGTGCTTTGTGGTGAGCAACATGGACTTTCGGCAGCTCACCAGCGGGCAAAAGAGTCGCCAGTTCGCGTCAACGTGGCAATTGATTCGTGGCTTACGCAACCCGAGCCTGGATTATGGCGCCGACGTGCGCGTGGCGATACATGCCCGACTTGTTCAGCCATTTCTGGACGCGACACTTTTGCTGTTAGGGCTGCCATTGATCGTAGGGCGTGAAAACCGCAATATCTTCGTGGCGATCGGTCTGTGCATCGCGATTGTCACCGTTTTTATGCTGATCGTGCTGGCCTGCCAGTATTTGGGGGCCATCTATTTCATCAGCCCGGCACTGGCCGCCTGGGCGCCGCTGGTGATCTTTGTCCCTTGGGCGGCTGTGACCGCCGACCCACTACTGCGTTGACGACGCCTTTCTGGCGCGTTCGTCCGCGTGTCCACGGTCGACCCAGTACCGCAGATCGCAGTGTGATCAGCTCATTGCGTGAGATTGCTTGCTACATGCGCGTCGGCGATTAACAATCTGTCAACTAACACAACTTCTCGCGGACGGACACAATCACGATGCCTCACGTCGAATCACCTTGGGTTGATGGCCTCACCATCGGACAAGCGCTGCGAAAAACTAGCCAGCGCTTTCCGGATCGTGAAGCGCTCGTGTTTGCGGCAAGCGGCTATCGCCGCACTTATCGCGAGTTGGAGGCCGAGGTGAGTCGCTGCGCGAAGGGACTCGTCGCGCTGGGCATCGAACGAGGGCAGCATGTGGCCATTTGGGCGACCAATGTGCCGCAATGGCCGCTACTGCAACTTGCCACAGCGCGAATCGGGGCAGTGCTGGTGACGATCAACCCCGCATATCGCGCCTTTGAGCTGGAATACGTGCTCCGGCAAAGCGACGCCGTGGCGCTGTTTCTGGTCGATCGCTTCAAAACGTCGGATTACTTCGCCATGCTGGGCGAAGTCTGCCCGGAGTTGTCCGCCGCCACGCCGAACCGGTTGCATACCGACAAATTTCCGCGCCTTCGCGCCGTCGTCTCGTTGAGCGGCGCTACGCCGGCTGGCGCTTTGTCGTGGGATGCGATGATCGAAGAAGGCGTCGCTATTTCTGATCAAACCCTGGCCGAACGCGAAATGGGACTATCTCCGGGCGACGCGATCAACATCCAATACACCTCGGGAACGACGGGATTCCCGAAGGCAGCAACGCTGTCGCATCGGAATTTGCTGTACAACGCCTATTACGTAGGCCAGTGCCAGCGCATTACCGAAGCGGACCGGATTTGCGTTCCCGTGCCGTTTTATCACTGCTTTGGCTGTGTGATGGGGGTGCTCTGCTCGGTGGTGCATGGCGCGGCGATGGTTGTGCCCGCGGAGTCGTTTCAGCCGACCGCCACGCTGGACACCATTGAGCGGGAGCGCGCGACGTCGATCTATGGTGTGCCGACGATGTTTATCGCCCAGTTGCAGGACAGTTCGTTGGAAGGGCGCGATCTAAGCAGCTTGCGAACCGGCATCATGGCGGGCAGCCCTTGCCCAATTGAAGTGATGCGGCAGGTAGTGGACCGCATGGGAGCGCGGGAGGTGACGATTGCGTATGGTCTGACTGAAGCATCGCCAGTGATCACGCAGACAACTGCCGACGATCCCTTGGAACTGCGCGTGGAGACTGTCGGCAGGCCGTTGCCCGGCTTGGAAGTCAAGATCGTCGATCCGGGGACCGGGGCTGAATTGGGGGACATGGAACAAGGAGAACTTTGCACGCGAGGTCACGGCGTCATGTTGGGATATTACAACGACCCTGTGGCGACCGCGAAGATGATCGACACGGATGGCTGGCTGCACTCTGGCGACATCGCGCTGCGTCAAGAGGGGGGCTATTATCGCATCACCGGGCGGATCAAAGACCTGGTGATTCGCGGCGGCGAGAATGTCTATCCACGCGAGATTGAAGAGTTCTTGTTCACGCATGTCGCGGTGGAACAGGCGTCTGTCGTGGGCGTTCCCGACCCAAAGTACGGCGAGGAACTTTGCGCTTGGGTTAAGCTACAGCGCGGCTCAACCGTGACCGAGGCCGAATTGTTGGCGTTCTGCCGATCGCGATTGGCGCACTACAAGGTGCCGCGGTATGTGCGCTTTGTGGACGAGTTCCCGCAGACGGTCACCGGCAAGATACAGAAGTTCAAAATTCGCGAATTGATGATCGCCGAGTTGAACCTGGTGCAGCCCAAAACGGCGTAATGGCGACAATCGACTCCACCAGGGACTACCACCGCTAACGGCGCGAACACCGATCGAGGCATAAGATGAAACACGGCAAGAGCAAGCAGCGTTGGGTAGTTTGGGGCCTGTTGGGACTTTGGTTTGGTGTGCTTCGCTCCGCTACGGCCGACGACTGGCCGCAGTGGCGAGGGCCCGGCCGCGACGGCGTGTGGAGTGAGAAGGGCATTGTCGACAAGTTTGAGTCACCACAACTTGCCATCAAGTGGCGCGCAAAGATCGCAGGCGGCTATAGCGGCCCGACGGTGGCGCACGGACTGGTGTACGTCACCGACCGTATGACGGAGCCGAAGCAAATCGAGCGTGTGCATTGCTTCGACGCGGAGACCGGCTCTGAGGTTTGGTCGCACAATTACGACTGCACCTATGTGGGAGTGGGCTACGACGCGGGACCGCGAGCTTCTGTCTCGATTGACGAAGACAAGGCGTACTCACTGGGCGCCATGGGGCACTTGCACTGCTTCGACGCCAAGTCGGGGAGTGTGATTTGGCAGCGTGACTTGAACGCGGATTTCAAAATTGAGATGCCGATCTGGGGAATCGCCGCCTCGCCCCTGATCTATGGCGATTTGATCATCACGCAAATTGGCGGCGAAGGCGCGTGCGTCGTGGCGCTCGACAAGGCAACAGGCGTTGGACGATGGAAGGCGCTAGCCGACCGAGCGTCGTATTCGGCGCCGATTTTAATTCAACAGGCCAGAAAGGATGTGCTGGTAGTTTGGACGGGCGATCACGTGGCGGGCCTCGATCCAAAGACCGGCGACTTATATTGGCAACACGAATTCAAGCCGACACGGATGGTGATCGGCATCACCACGCCGGTTTTCAACGACAATCGGCTATTCGTATCTTCGTTTTACGACGGCTCACTAATGTTGCGGGTTGATCCCGATCGTCTCGCCGTTGAGCCAATCTGGCGAAAGCTGGGTAAGGACGAGCAGCATACCGTAAGCCTGCATTCGATCATCAGCACCCCGGTTCTTGATGGCGATCATGTGTACGGCGTTGATAGCTACGGTGAATTGCGGTGCCTGGACGCGAAGACGGGCGAGCGCATTTGGGAGAGCCTGGAGGCGGTGCCGAAGAATCGCTGGGCCACCATCCACACCGTCAAGCATGGCGATCGGTACTTCATGGTCAACGAACAAGGGGAGATCGTCATCGCACGACTCGCCCCTGATGGATTCCACGAGATCAGCCGCGCCAAGTTGATTGAACCGACGGTGTTGCAGCTAAATCGGCGCGGCAAGGGGGTATGCTGGGCGCACCCTGCGTACGCGAATCGCCATGTCTTCGCCCGCAGCGACGAAGAGATTGTGTGTGCCGATTTGAGCGCCAAATAGCTCTATTCAGCGGTCCAGCGGACGTAGTGGCCGGTCGGCAGACGCCGCCCATCGTTGGCTGTCAGCCAAGACTCGTCTGCTTCCATTGCAGGGGACCGGAAATACCTGGCAACTAGCATCGCCAGACGATCAGCATTCCAGCCAGGCGTGTGGCAAGAAAGCAGCATGAATCCGGGTGATTCCCACAGCGACGCGCACAACTGAAGGAGCGGCTCAAGGTCGCGCTCCAATTTCCAAGCGCTTCCACCGGCGCCATGTCCGTAACTGGGAGGATCGAGCACCAGGCCGCGATACCGCCGTCCCCGCTTCTGTTCGCGTCGCACAAAACCGAGCGCGTCGTCGACGATCCAGCGAATCGGACAATCCGCCAAACCGCTCAGTCGAGCGTTATCGCGAGCCCAGCCGACGGCGGAGCGCGCGGCATCGACATGCGTGACGGTTACCCCGGCGCTCGCCGCTGCAATCGTGCTGGCGCCGGTGTAGGCGAAAAGATTCAAGACGGCGCAGCCGGACGACACGCGGCGCGATTGCTGACTGATCCAATCCCAGTTGTCGCGCTGCTCGGGAAAAACTCCAATCTGTCCCGAGGCGGTAGGCTTAAGTTCGAGCCGCATCGTCTGGTACTGCCAGATCCACGGATCAGGGGACGGAGTATGGATGTTCCATTTGCCTTGACTAGCGCTTTCGCGAGAGTAGACCAAGTTCGCATAGGTCCAGAGATGTTCATCGCGCCGCGGGACCGATGCAGCAGGCGCGGGGCGATCGACGATTACCTGGCCGAATCGCTCCAGCTTGCGACTGTCGCCAAAATCGAGCAATTCGTAATCACCTTGCGCCAGTGCTTGCGTCATAGCGAAACAGAATAGCTGCCTGGGCAATCCGTTGCGACCGGGGCGCATTCTGTCAGAATGTTCCCAACAAATTCGCACAAGGAAGGAGCGTCCATTGCCACGGCCAGTCACGTTGTTCACGGGCCAGTGGGCCGACATGAAGCTCGAAGACCTAGCTCGCCGCGCGCGCGAGTTTGGCTACGACGGGCTGGAGTTGGCGTGCTGGGGAGATCATTTTGAAGTCGATCGCGCGCTCAATGAGCCTGGATACTGCGCCAATCGGCGCGATCTGCTGGAACGCCATGAGTTGCAGATCCATGCGATTAGCGCGCACTTGGTGGGCCAGGCAGTGCTTGATACGGTCGATGCTCGCCACCAGAGCATTTTGCCGCCGGCGGTTTGGGGGGACGGAAAGCCCGAAGGGGTAAACCGCCGCGCGGCTGAGGAACTGAAGAACACGGCTCGAGCCGCGCAGCGCATGGGTGTGAGCGTGGTGAATGGCTTTACCGGATCAAGCATCTGGCCGTACTTGTACTCGTTTCCACCCGTGCCAGATTCGACGATTGACGCGGGTTACGAGCTATTCGCCGAACGCTTTCAGCCGATTCTTGATGTCTTTGGCGAGTGTGGAGTCCGCTTCGCCCTGGAGGTCCATCCCACGGAGATCGCATTCGACATCCCCACGGCGCAGCGCGCGCTCGAAGCGGTGGGACGCCGAGAAGAGTTTGGCTTCAATTTCGACCCCAGCCATTTGCACTGGCAAGGCATCGACCCCGTGGAGTTTGTGCGGGCGTTCGCGGACCGAATTTATCACGTTCACATCAAGGACGCGGCGGTGACGTTGAACGGCCGATCGGGAATCTTGGGGAGTCACTTGAACTTTGGCGACCCTCGGCGCGGCTGGGATTTTCGCTCACCCGGTCGAGGGGGTGTGAACTTCGAGGAGATTATTCGCGCGCTGAACCAAATTGGCTATCAGGGGCCATTGTCGGTGGAATGGGAGGATTCTGGAATGGATCGCGAGCACGGGGCGCGGGAAGCCGCTGAGTTCGTGCGGCGGCTCGATTTTGCGCCGAGCGCGGTCACTTTCGACGCGTCGTTCCAGAAGCAACAATGAAACTGGCATCGATCGCGAGTTCGGGGGCACTCTTCCTAAACACTGAATTGAGCTAGTTCATGCAGCGCATCGTTTTACTTGCAATGGCGGCATTGGCTTGGCAGGCAGCGGCAATTCGCGCCGCCGAGCCGATTGACCTCACAGTATTGACCTTCAATATCCTGGTCGAAATTGGCGACCATCCACCGGCGCCACGATGGAAGGAGCGGCGTGAGGCGAGCGCGAAGCTGATACTTGACACCAAGGCGGACTTGATTGGACTGCAAGAGCCAACGCCGGCTCAGGCAGCCTACCTGGTGAAGGCGCTGCCGGGATACGAGGCGCTGTTCCACAAGGGCTATCCCGACGCCATGTTGCTCTATCAGCGCGACACATTCGAAGAGCTGGGGAGGGGCGAATGGTGGCTGTCGCCAACGCCAGATCGGGTGTCAATTGGGTTTGGAAACGCGCTGCCGCGATTGGTGGTGTGGGCCAAACTACGGCATAAGGCGAGCGGCCGCGAACTTTATTTCTTCAACACGCACTTCGACAACAGCATGCCGAGCCAGGTGCGGATGGCGGAATTGTGCCAGCAAAAGTTTGCGCCCTTTGTCGCCGAGGGACTGCCGATGCTGTTTGTCGGCGATTTCAACACCGAGCAAGAACGCGGCGATTATCCCAAGCTGACCAGCGGCGGCTGGAAGGATTCTTACACCGTATGTGAAAAAGCGTCGCCCGGCGGGCGAGACGACAATGTGCGCACCATGCTGGAAGGGGCCGGTCGCATCGATCATATCTTCTATCATGGCGACGGCTGGAAGCCGCTGAAGTGGCGGCGATTGGAATATCCCGATCCGAATAAGCCGCTTTCGGATCACTATCCGGTGCTGGCTGAGTTTAGACTGGAATAGAGCCGCAGCTTCTGGATCGGGAATTGACGTTGTATCTCGCGGCAAGAGGCCCGCTTTGATGTGGTGGATTGGTACGCAGCGCGCCTGGAACTTCAAGCTGATTGTGTGCGCGGTCATTGCGTGCGCCGGTCTTTGGGCCTCTGGATCGCAAGCGGCTGCCGGGGCACTTGAGGTCATTCAGCAAGATCGGGCCCGGCTGGAGTCGGAATTCGCCGCGCAGCTAGAGCGGCTGGCTGCAACGTGCGAAGCGCAGGGATTGACCGACGAAGCCCGCAAGACTCGGCAGCTCACCCGCCCGCGCGATCCGTGGACCTTGTATGTCGTCACGTTGTCTGGCGACGTCGACGAAGACTTGACATCAGATTCCTCTGCGCCGGCGGCGCGCCAATGGGAAGCCGAATTGCGCAAGCTCGGAGAAGCGCATGCCGCCGGGTTGTTGGAGCTGGCGCGGCAGGCGATGCGGGCCAAGCACGCCTCGCTGGGGTACGAGTTGGTGCTGGCCATGTTGCGCGTCGATCCCGACAACGAGCAGGGGCGCAAGCTACTGGGTTTCATTCGGTACAAGGGCCGTTGGCACACACCGTTTGAAGTGGAGAAGTTGCGCAAGGGGCAGGTGTGGCATGATCAGTTTGGCTGGCTGCCGGCCGGCTATGTGTCGCGCTATGAGGCAGGAGAGCGCTACTGTAATGGGCGCTGGATCAGCCGCGAAGAGGAGACGCGACTACGCAGCGACATGAGCCGGGCGTGGCATGTCGAGACCGAGCATTACTCGATTCGAACCAACCACAGTTTGGAAGCTGGCGTAAAGCTGGGACAGCGACTGGAGCGGCTATACCGCGCATGGCAGCAAACGTTCGCCGCATACTATGCCTCGCCGGAACAACTGCTCCGACTCTTTGAAGGCCGAGGCGCAGGGCGGGGCGATCAAGGCCCACGCCATCTGGTGACGCATTTCCGCAATCGAGAGGAGTACAATCGCGCGCTGGAGGGACATATTCCACGCGATGTGGCCACAACGGGGATTTATCTGGGCGATATGCGCACCGCTTACTTTTTTGCCACGGACGACGAGGACCACAGCACCCTGTATCACGAGGCCAGCCACCAATTGTTCAGCGAGACGCGCGACGTGGTGGCAAACATTGGACTGCGAGCGAACTTTTGGATCTTGGAGGGGATCGCTTGCTACATGGAATCGCTGTCACAGCACGGGGGATTCGACACACTCGGCGGCACACGCGCGCCGCGACTAGCCGCAGCGCGACACCGCGCGCTGGCGGATCAATTCTATGTGCCGCTGGAACAACTCACGCTTTTGGGAATGTCGCAACTGCAACGCGATCCGCGAATCGCCAAGTTGTACAGTCAATCGGCGGGGTTAACGCACTTTCTGATGCACTTTCACGACGGCCTCTATCGCGACGCGCTGTTGGGCTACATCTCGGCGGTCTACTCTGGCGTCGATCGGCCTGGCACGCTGGCGGAGTTGACAGGCAAGAGCTACTCCGAGTTGGACCGAGAATATCGCGAGTTTTTGGAACAATTGCCCATTGAAGCGGCCGCGAAATAGGCGAGCCAGCGACGGCCGACTACGATGGGCAGGGGCGCTGCTGACCTCCAATCCACTGCGACACGACCTGGGCCATGCCAGCTTCGACCGCCAAGGCGCGCGATATCGGTGACAAGCCTGCCGGGTTGGCGGCGCATCCATCGACGGGACTAGAGCCGAGCAATCGCCTCCCCGGCCGTTTGACACGCCATCTGCGCGCGGCGGACATTGCATCGCTGATCGCTTGCTGCGTCTGCTTTTGTCTGTGGACAGTGGCGACCACCCGCACGATCAGCTTGCCGCAGATCGGCATTTTGGCGTCACTGACGATCTGCGCACTGGTTTGGGGACGAGTGATTTTCGCGCTGGCGGGTCTGAATCAGTTTGTGCCGCGGCTGTTCTCGCACGCGCTCTTAGTGGGGATGCTCTGGCTGGGACTGACGCTGGCGGCGCTGCGCATGCTAACGCCGATGAACCTAGCCAACCTGTATACAGCACAGGCGATTGTCGGACTAACGCTGTACGCGACGCTAGCGCGCCGCATTGGCGACTGGAACCCTGGCCGACGCGCGGAGTGGCCCAGCTTTATCGTGACGCTCACCAGTTTGTTGGCTTCAACGTTCTGGCTGCGGCACCTTTGCCCCGTCGCGGAGACAGCGGAAGATTGGACGGTGTACCGGCCATTTGTCGAGTACTTCTTCCACGCGACGCATGTGACGCCGCTGCTACTGCCCGGCAGCGCGGTTGGCAACGGCTCGATTCAATTCGCGGGGGTGCCGCTGGCTTTTTATCACTACGCCAGTCTCGCCTATCCGGCGCTACTGGCCGACTTGGGCGGCAGCGGGGCCTATGAGGCGCTGACATCATTGTGGTACCCGCTGGGAACTTTCCTCGCCGGACTAGCTGCGTACTTTCTGGGGAGCCAGTGGTTTGGACCGCGGGCTGGCTTCTGGTGCGCGATTGCCTTGCGGCTACTGCCCGATCCCTCGATTTGGGGATTTGGCATCGACCTCTATTCCTTCAACATTTTTCTCGAAGCGATGCCGGCGCTTGCTTACGCGGTGTCGGCGGCGGCAGTCGCGCTGGGGATTTTGGCAATCGCGATTCGCCGTCGGCGGATACTGCTGGTTTGGTTTTCGTTGGCGATCGCCGCGTCGACGATCTTTTTCAAGGCGAATGTGTTTGTGGCGGTTGTGCCGCTGGGCTGCCTATTGTTCCTCTTGGCATGGCGTCGCTTTGGAACACAGCGGATGTGGCCGTCGGCCGTGGCGCTCGGGGCGCTGGGCCTGGCCGGAATTGTAGGGCTAACTCAATTGCGTTCGGCGCCATCGGTTGGCATCGACCCCGAACTGGGCAGCGCATTCGCGGATCATATCTTGGCAGCGCAGACACCGGCCGATTCGGCGGCGCAGCGACTGCGGCCTTACGTCATGCAAAGCGGCGCCAGCGGCGCGCTGGCGCGTCTCGGATTTGTGATACTCGTCACGTTTCAAGGGGGCTTATTGTTGCTTGCGGCAGCGATGATTGCATTGGCGATCGATCGCCGGCGCGCCTGGCTGCTGTTGGCGCTGCTCATCGCGCTGGGGCTTTATCTGGCATCAGCGATACTGTTGCCGCCCAACGCCAACGGCGATCCGTTTGAACTTCAGCACCGCGCGTTTGCGTGGGTGTACTTGTTGGCGGTGGTTTGGACGACAGGCGTGCTGGTGACCTTTTGGAATCGATGGACACCGCCGAAATGGCGCACCGGATACCTGGCCGCACTGCCACTATTGGCCGTGCCGCTGGTGTTGGGAACGCAAACATTCATTGACCGGTCCTCCCCGGTGAAAACCGGACTTGCGGACTGCGCGCGGTATATCCATCGCGAGAGCAATCCGCTGGACGTCGTTTGGGATTCGCGGAACGATCCGACGCTCTTGACCGCGGCGCTGACCGAGCGACGGGCGATGGTGAGCATTTCGCCCACCGACACGTATCCTGGCAGCGGCGCGCTGAGCGCGATTCATCGCGAGCGGGGCGCGCTGACAGAAGCTTTCAAGCAGGCAAGCGCCAGTGAGAACGTGCGGCGCATCGCCAAAGAAAGCGGCGCTCGCTGGTTCTTACTGCATGCCGGCGACGATGTGCAATGGCCGAGCGAGTTGCTGTCGCGGCCAATGTTTGAATCACGCGGC contains:
- the hemC gene encoding hydroxymethylbilane synthase, translated to MSLQRTTHHTETIVKLRIGTRGSLLARWQADWVASQLRTLAGAEVEVFEIRTQGDARTESISGLSGQGVFTREIQLALLDHRIDLAVHSLKDLPTDVVEGLQLSAIPVRESVADALISVAGASLAKLPAGATIGTGSIRRRAQLLHARPDLRMADIRGNVDTRLRKLRDGEFAAIVLAEAGLRRLGLDGEITEVLPPTLMLPAVGQGALGIETRVDDPQTIAAAKHLNHSPSQMAVLAERALLAELRGGCLAPIGAWARLEGAALQLSAAVLSADGRERLLAQACSEPDQATELGHRVAAQLRAQGADRLVEQSRKAP
- a CDS encoding ComF family protein; this translates as MKPAQVAPKATPMRMLPRWLRGLGNRTGDLLFPPLCSFCGVDLQHATDRLGLCETCIAAMLPPPRIVCPRCGSVLGVVGQTCLACAERRMRVDAVITLGDYHAELREAVLRAKCARDFVLARSLARLLWRQHGPELAAWRADVVVPVPMHWLRRAWRGVNNPEAMATILANQLSVPATNLLRRQRRTPALGPLSAPRRRLAMRGAFRLLHPSDFRGARVLLIDDVVTSGATTSAIAQQFRKARAEFVAVAAICRTQTPASQATSV
- a CDS encoding LptF/LptG family permease, producing MRIIDRYLLRQFVQVFIICFTSLTGLYIVFDAFSNLDEFAKAAEKEGNLLSLLGTFYAYRSVFFFDRTCGILALISAMFTVTWIQRNNELTALSAAGIATSRVIRPVIVAALAISVVAAISREVVIPQLSTQLSRDPKNLSGDKATELQPRYDLETDVLFRGQETVFKDRKIIQPSFLLPAGLDTYGKQLSAKDAYYQPANQEHPGGYLLKGVEQPSHIGELDSLKRGSRLVLITPKDARWLEVGECFVVSNMDFRQLTSGQKSRQFASTWQLIRGLRNPSLDYGADVRVAIHARLVQPFLDATLLLLGLPLIVGRENRNIFVAIGLCIAIVTVFMLIVLACQYLGAIYFISPALAAWAPLVIFVPWAAVTADPLLR
- a CDS encoding AMP-binding protein, which gives rise to MPHVESPWVDGLTIGQALRKTSQRFPDREALVFAASGYRRTYRELEAEVSRCAKGLVALGIERGQHVAIWATNVPQWPLLQLATARIGAVLVTINPAYRAFELEYVLRQSDAVALFLVDRFKTSDYFAMLGEVCPELSAATPNRLHTDKFPRLRAVVSLSGATPAGALSWDAMIEEGVAISDQTLAEREMGLSPGDAINIQYTSGTTGFPKAATLSHRNLLYNAYYVGQCQRITEADRICVPVPFYHCFGCVMGVLCSVVHGAAMVVPAESFQPTATLDTIERERATSIYGVPTMFIAQLQDSSLEGRDLSSLRTGIMAGSPCPIEVMRQVVDRMGAREVTIAYGLTEASPVITQTTADDPLELRVETVGRPLPGLEVKIVDPGTGAELGDMEQGELCTRGHGVMLGYYNDPVATAKMIDTDGWLHSGDIALRQEGGYYRITGRIKDLVIRGGENVYPREIEEFLFTHVAVEQASVVGVPDPKYGEELCAWVKLQRGSTVTEAELLAFCRSRLAHYKVPRYVRFVDEFPQTVTGKIQKFKIRELMIAELNLVQPKTA
- a CDS encoding PQQ-like beta-propeller repeat protein translates to MKHGKSKQRWVVWGLLGLWFGVLRSATADDWPQWRGPGRDGVWSEKGIVDKFESPQLAIKWRAKIAGGYSGPTVAHGLVYVTDRMTEPKQIERVHCFDAETGSEVWSHNYDCTYVGVGYDAGPRASVSIDEDKAYSLGAMGHLHCFDAKSGSVIWQRDLNADFKIEMPIWGIAASPLIYGDLIITQIGGEGACVVALDKATGVGRWKALADRASYSAPILIQQARKDVLVVWTGDHVAGLDPKTGDLYWQHEFKPTRMVIGITTPVFNDNRLFVSSFYDGSLMLRVDPDRLAVEPIWRKLGKDEQHTVSLHSIISTPVLDGDHVYGVDSYGELRCLDAKTGERIWESLEAVPKNRWATIHTVKHGDRYFMVNEQGEIVIARLAPDGFHEISRAKLIEPTVLQLNRRGKGVCWAHPAYANRHVFARSDEEIVCADLSAK
- a CDS encoding class I SAM-dependent methyltransferase, which translates into the protein MTQALAQGDYELLDFGDSRKLERFGQVIVDRPAPAASVPRRDEHLWTYANLVYSRESASQGKWNIHTPSPDPWIWQYQTMRLELKPTASGQIGVFPEQRDNWDWISQQSRRVSSGCAVLNLFAYTGASTIAAASAGVTVTHVDAARSAVGWARDNARLSGLADCPIRWIVDDALGFVRREQKRGRRYRGLVLDPPSYGHGAGGSAWKLERDLEPLLQLCASLWESPGFMLLSCHTPGWNADRLAMLVARYFRSPAMEADESWLTANDGRRLPTGHYVRWTAE
- a CDS encoding sugar phosphate isomerase/epimerase encodes the protein MPRPVTLFTGQWADMKLEDLARRAREFGYDGLELACWGDHFEVDRALNEPGYCANRRDLLERHELQIHAISAHLVGQAVLDTVDARHQSILPPAVWGDGKPEGVNRRAAEELKNTARAAQRMGVSVVNGFTGSSIWPYLYSFPPVPDSTIDAGYELFAERFQPILDVFGECGVRFALEVHPTEIAFDIPTAQRALEAVGRREEFGFNFDPSHLHWQGIDPVEFVRAFADRIYHVHIKDAAVTLNGRSGILGSHLNFGDPRRGWDFRSPGRGGVNFEEIIRALNQIGYQGPLSVEWEDSGMDREHGAREAAEFVRRLDFAPSAVTFDASFQKQQ